The following nucleotide sequence is from Candidatus Polarisedimenticolaceae bacterium.
CCCTGGGCGAAGTGGCAGCAGGGCCAGCAGGCGAACGCCGGCGGCTCGGACCGCGGCTTCTTCATCTTCCACGTCACGAACGGGCGCGGAACCGAGGTCCTCTTCCTCATGAACGGCGAGGGACGCGCGGCGGGAGCGCGTGCGATGACGCGAGCGATGGAGAAGCTGGTCAACAGTTGACAGTCAACAGTTCAGAGACCGTCAACTGTCAACGGTCAACTCCCCGCCCGAGGACGCGCCTCAACCCCTCCAGCTCTGAAGGATCTGCATGTAATTGACCCGCTCGTACGCCTTCGGATCGGGGCAGCGTGTCAGGCTCATGCTGCCGCGAACCTGGTCGAGCGAGTCGTACTCGTTGTCGGCGAGCGCGCGCTCGAGCTCGCGGCGGACCTCGGTGAGACGCCCTACCCCTTTCATGAGGAGCGACGACACCATCTGCACGCCGGAGGCCCCGCACATGACAGCCTTCAGCGCGTCGACGCCGGTGTGGACGCCGCCGGTGACCGCGAGCGGAAGCCGCGTCGCGGCGGCGACGATCGCGAGGCCGTGGAGGCGCGGCAGCAGCTCGGAGGACCGCGAGAGCGAGAGCATGCGGAGCACGGTCTGCTCCCGGACGTCGATGTCCGGCTCGTAGAAGCGGTTGAAGAGGACGAGACCGTCGACGTGCTCGGCCTCGAGCCGGCGCGCGAAGTGGGCGACCGACGTGAAGAACGGCGACAGCTTGACCGCGAGCGGGATCGCGATGCACCCGCGGACGGCATGGACGAGCGCGACGAGGCGGTCCTCGATCGCCGCGGCGGACTCCGCGGCATCGGTCGGCACGAGGAAGAGATTGAGCTCGAGCGCATCCGCTCCGGCGTTCTCGAGGGCGTGAGCGTACTCGACCCAGCCGCCCGGCGTCGTGCCGTTGAGCGAGGCGACGACGGGGACGCCGACGGCGCGCTTCACCCGCGCGAGGTGCTCGAGGTAGCTCCCCGGCCCGAACCGGAACGCCTCGGGCGACGGGAGATAGGAGAGCGCTTCGGCGAAGGCGTTCTCGTGCGCATCGATGCCGTGCTGCGCCGCCATTTGCTCGTGGACAAGCTGCTCCTCGAAGAGGGAGCGCAGGACGATCATCGACGCGCCGGCGTCCTCGAGGCGGCGCACGCCGTCGATCTCGTCGGCGAGCGGGGAGGCGCCCGGAATGAGCGGATGCGGGAGGCGGAAGCCGAGGTAGCTCGTCTGAAGGCTCATGGGGCTTCCTTTCCCGCCGTCTCGGATTCGGGCGGCGGCGCCGGCGAGCGGACGTCCTGGGCGACCTTGATCCCGGCGAGCTGCTCGTAGATCGCGACGCGGTGTGCCGCGTGCGCGGCGGCACTGTTCAAGAGCGCCTTGAACCGCGCGGGGTCGATCATCTCGACCATCCGGAAGCGCGCCTCGTTGCGCATGTAGGTGATCGGCGAGACGGTCGGTGCCGCGGCATCGAGCTGGAGGGGCGCCTCACCGCGCGCGCCGCGCTCGGGGTCGAAGCGGTAGAGCGGCCATTGCCCGCTGTCGACCGCGAGCTTCGATTGCTGGCCGGAGAGCGCGAGATCGTACCCGTGCGCGATGCACGGGCTGTACGCGATGACGAGCGACGGCCCGGGATGGGCTTCGGCCTCCGCGAACGCCCGGACCGTGTGCGCGTCCTTCGCCCCCATCGCGACCCGAGCGACGTAGATGTGCCCGTAGGTCATCGCGATCAGGCCGAGGTCCTTCTTCGGCATCTCCTTGCCGGCGGCGGCGAACTTGGCGGAGGCGGCGAGGGGCGTCGCCTTCGACTGCTGGCCGCCCGTGTTCGAGTAGACCTCGGTGTCGAGGACGAGGACGTTGACCTTGCGCCCCGAGGCGAGCACGTGATCGAGCCCGCCGAATCCGATGTCGTACGCCCACCCGTCGCCGCCGACGATCCACACGCTCTTGGGCACGAGGTAGTCGGCGATCGCGTCGAGGGCGGCCGCCTCAGGATCGTCGAGCCTGAGCAGGCGCGCCCGGAGCTCCACGACCGCCGCGCGCTTCCTCCTCACGAAGAGGTCGTCGATCGCGCCTTCGGACGTCAGCTCGCGGACGACCTCGTCGCCGATCCTCCCGGCGAGACGGGAGAGCAGCTCGAGCGCGAGCCGTCGATGCGCGTCGACGCCGGCCCGCAGCCCCAGGCCGAACTCGGCATTGTCCTCGAAGAGCGAGTTCGACCACGCCGGCCCGCGCCCCTCGCGGTTGACCGTCCACGGTGTCGTCGGCAGGTTGCCGCCGTAGATCGACGAGCACCCGGTCGCGTTCGCGACGAGGAGGCGGTCGCCGAACATCTGGCTCAGCAGCTTGAGATACGGCGTCTCGCCGCATCCGGAGCACGCCCCCGAGAACTCGAAGAGCGGCTCGGCGAGCTGCGTGCTCTTGACGTCCGGCGTCATCCACGCACGGTCCATTTCGGGGAGGCCGAGGAAGAAGTCGAAGCTCGCCGCCTCCGGCGCGCGGTGCGCGGCGTGCGGCTCCATGTTGATCGCCT
It contains:
- a CDS encoding dihydroorotate dehydrogenase-like protein; its protein translation is MSLQTSYLGFRLPHPLIPGASPLADEIDGVRRLEDAGASMIVLRSLFEEQLVHEQMAAQHGIDAHENAFAEALSYLPSPEAFRFGPGSYLEHLARVKRAVGVPVVASLNGTTPGGWVEYAHALENAGADALELNLFLVPTDAAESAAAIEDRLVALVHAVRGCIAIPLAVKLSPFFTSVAHFARRLEAEHVDGLVLFNRFYEPDIDVREQTVLRMLSLSRSSELLPRLHGLAIVAAATRLPLAVTGGVHTGVDALKAVMCGASGVQMVSSLLMKGVGRLTEVRRELERALADNEYDSLDQVRGSMSLTRCPDPKAYERVNYMQILQSWRG